A genomic window from Solanum stenotomum isolate F172 chromosome 10, ASM1918654v1, whole genome shotgun sequence includes:
- the LOC125841402 gene encoding receptor-like protein 9DC3, which translates to MNNFHGEIPRFLPTGLQYLGLYGNQLRGQVPRSLLNCTSLVALDLGNNKINDTFPIWLEKLPNLQVLILKSNLFHGSIGSLESEFPFPELRIFDLSCNGFTGTLPSNLFKSFRGMMDVDEEKTGITRATNRTHRDYLYHVSLVIKGNEYDMRITSIMTSVDLSSNRFEGDIPNSIGSLSSLVLLNLSHNSFRCHIPAEFAKLQALEALDLSWNRLIGEIPGPLSSLTFLEVLNLSYNHLAGRIPIGKQFNTFPNDSYCGNPDLCGFPLSKDCGNNNESPLEHDDDDDDDDDSFFMSGFTWEAVVIGYGCGMIFGLLIGGLMFLLEKPKWYVNFAEDIAQQIAAKKRTRQKKRRQRRMN; encoded by the coding sequence ATGAACAACTTTCATGGAGAGATACCGAGATTCTTACCTACAGGGTTACAGTATCTTGGCTTATATGGCAATCAATTGAGGGGACAAGTCCCGCGATCCTTGCTTAACTGTACAAGCTTGGTAGCTCTTGATTTGGGGAACAACAAGATAAATGACACGTTCCCCATATGGCTGGAGAAACTTCCAAACCTACAAGTTCTGATTCTTAAATCAAACCTCTTTCATGGTTCAATTGGTAGTTTGGAGTCCGAATTTCCATTTCCAGAGTTACGGATCTTTGACCTTTCCTGCAATGGGTTCACAGGAACTTTGCCATCAAATCTTTTCAAAAGTTTTAGAGGTATGATGGATGTGGATGAAGAAAAAACAGGAATTACTCGAGCTACTAATAGGACTCACAGAGATTACCTTTACCATGTTAGTTTGGTGATAAAAGGTAATGAGTATGATATGAGAATCACATCAATTATGACGAGTGTTGATTTATCAAGCAACAGGTTTGAAGGAGATATTCCAAATTCCATTGGAAGTCTGAGCTCACTTGTGTTACTCAACCTGTCCCACAACAGCTTCCGTTGTCATATTCCTGCAGAATTTGCAAAGTTGCAGGCGCTCGAAGCATTAGATCTCTCATGGAACAGACTCATTGGAGAAATTCCAGGTCCATTGTCGAGTTTGACATTTCTTGAGGTCTTAAACCTTTCCTACAATCATCTGGCTGGGCGTATTCCCATTGGGAAACAGTTCAATACATTTCCAAATGATTCGTATTGTGGAAATCCTGATTTATGTGGATTTCCACTGTCAAAAGATTGTGGAAACAATAATGAATCACCACTTGAAcacgatgatgatgatgatgatgatgatgattcatTTTTTATGAGCGGGTTCACATGGGAAGCAGTGGTAATAGGTTATGGTTGTGGTATGATATTTGGATTGTTGATAGGAGGCCTAATGTTTCTATTGGAAAAACCAAAGTGGTATGTGAACTTTGCTGAAGATATTGCTCAACAAATTGCTGCTAAGAAGCGAACAAGGCAAAAGAAGAGACGTCAAAGAAGAATGAATTAG
- the LOC125843139 gene encoding receptor-like protein Cf-9: protein MDTSDVEDAENSGQHVLQVENENPTKNWALVAHKKSTSSRSLSPTSNNNSPCSKKGPTGNFHDSEKRQDTSNASKDLLCSNSFDALLKTIGKQVRLTENDHDLIQEKQVSPPALNSKLSPEALTAFTAVLHFDTGRAYSAEDQQSKLTYAGQHLCPRDEAFYLLQFKQDLTVDPNAYHCDNKTRGKTLSWNVTGDCCQWDGVTCNGFTGHVIGLDLSTSCLRGTIHANNSLTKLGHLQRLNLAFNELNDFPLGNSISELTSLMHLNLSASGFADGKMIPPGLSKLSKLISLDLSRNYIQVARTTFTSLLQNLTNLEVLLFDNVYAPFELPKNFPSSLRKLSLEGTNMFGSISDSQLFHLPNLQMLRLGSNPLLTGTLPNFNWSFSKSILELDFFYTGIFGKVPDSIGNLHSLCYLNLMNCHLFGSIPESIGNLTAIRELTLSNNNFTGTLPNFNWSFSESILELDFSRTGIFGKVPDSIGNLHSLCYLDLSSNSLSGSIPESIGNLTAIRELTLSNNNFTGNVLSTISKLNKLVHLGLSNNHFQGSFPESIGNFTAIIELRLSGNNFTGNVPSTISKLKELVYLDLSSNHFGDSIPESIGNLTAIRELGLSDNSFTGNVPSTIGKLNNIEYLFLSSNNFEGSIPGIFTNFSELSILAFDSNNFTGSFPYSVATLTSLRMLELQNNLLTGPLPSNISGLQELQQLDLSFNYFTGATPLWLFRLPSLISLSVQDNQLTGKLPNELKSNYLEYLQYGKINLSYNKLHGEIPDWMLSMSLDRLDLSHNFLTGFEKQAWHSNYLPYLNLENNFLQGPLPLSICDMINLEFLILAQNNFSGSIPGCLVNSNSFILF from the exons ATGGATACATCTGATgttgaagatgctgaaaattCTGGGCAGCATGTTTTGCAAGTTGAAAATGAGAATCCAACTAAAAACTGGGCATTGGTTGCACACAAAAAATCAACTAGTAGTCGGAGCCTTTCCCCTACTAGTAACAATAATTCTCCATGTAGTAAAAAGGGTCCGACTGGGAATTTTCATGATAGTGAGAAGAGACAAGATACTAGTAATGCCTCAAAAGACCTATTATGTTCGAATAGCTTTGATGCTTTATTGAAGACTATTGGAAAGCAAGTAAGGTTAACAGAGAATGACCACGATTTGATCCAAGAAAAACAAGTCTCACCACCTGCTTTAAATAGCAAATTAAGTCCAGAAGCTCTT ACAGCTTTTACAGCTGTACTGCACTTTGACACTGGACGagcatactctgcagaggaccag CAATCTAAGCTTACATATGCTGGGCAACATCTATGTCCCCGCGATGAAGCTTTTTATTTGCTTCAATTTAAGCAAGACCTCACAGTTGATCCAAATGCTTATCATTGTGACAACAAGACCCGAGGCAAAACTTTGTCTTGGAATGTTACGGGAGATTGTTGCCAATGGGATGGTGTCACTTGCAATGGATTTACAGGTCATGTCATAGGCCTTGATCTTTCTACGAGCTGTCTTAGGGGAACCATCCATGCTAACAATAGCCTCACAAAACTTGGTCATCTCCAAAGACTCAACCTTGCCTTCAATGAGTTGAATGACTTTCCACTTGGAAATAGTATTAGTGAACTCACTAGTTTGATGCATCTCAATCTTTCAGCTTCTGGATTTGCTGATGGGAAGATGATCCCACCAGGATTATCAAAGTTGTCTAAGTTGATTTCACTTGACCTCTCCAGGAATTACATCCAAGTTGCCCGAACAACCTTCACAAGTTTGCTGCAGAATTTAACCAACTTAGAGGTACTGTTGTTTGACAACGTGTACGCACCATTTGAGTTACCTAAGAATTTTCCTTCTTCCCTTAGGAAGTTAAGTCTTGAGGGCACCAACATGTTTGGGAGCATAAGTGATTCTCAGCTTTTTCATCTACCAAACTTGCAAATGCTGAGATTGGGATCGAATCCTTTATTAACAGGCACTTTGCCAAATTTTAATTGGAGTTTCAGTAAAAGTATTTTGGAGTTGGACTTTTTTTATACTGGTATTTTTGGGAAGGTACCTGATTCAATTGGTAATCTCCATTCTCTTTGCTATTTGAACCTCATGAATTGTCATTTATTTGGCTCGATTCCAGAATCAATTGGCAACCTCACTGCAATCAGAGAGTTGACACTTTCAAATAACAACTTCACTG GCACTTTGCCGAATTTTAATTGGAGTTTCAGTGAAAGTATTTTAGAGTTGGACTTCTCCCGTACTGGTATTTTTGGGAAGGTACCTGATTCTATTGGTAATCTCCATTCTCTTTGCTATTTAGATCTCTCTTCCAACAGTTTATCTGGCTCGATTCCAGAATCCATTGGCAACCTCACTGCAATTAGAGAGTTGACACTTTCAAATAACAACTTCACTGGTAATGTTCTCTCAACTATCTCAAAATTAAACAAACTTGTTCATTTAGGTCTCTCAAACAACCATTTTCAAGGCTCATTTCCAGAATCCATTGGCAACTTCACTGCAATCATAGAGTTGAGACTTTCAGGTAACAACTTCACTGGTAATGTTCCCTCAACTATCTCAAAATTAAAGGAACTCGTTTATTTAGATCTCTCTTCCAACCATTTTGGAGACTCGATTCCAGAATCCATCGGCAACCTCACTGCAATTAGAGAGTTGGGACTTTCAGATAACAGCTTCACCGGAAATGTTCCCTCAACTATCGGAAAGCTGAACAATATTGAATACTTATTTCTCTCTTCCAATAATTTTGAAGGCTCGATTCCAGGCATCTTCACCAACTTTTCAGAGTTATCTATTTTAGCTTTTGACTCTAATAATTTCACTGGCTCATTCCCTTATTCAGTTGCAACCTTGACTTCCCTTCGCATGTTAGAGTTGCAAAACAATTTACTAACTGGTCCACTTCCCTCTAATATAAGCGGACTTCAAGAGCTACAACAACTTGATTTGTCTTTCAATTACTTCACTGGCGCAACACCCCTTTGGTTATTCCGTCTTCCATCCTTGATTTCTTTATCTGTTCAAGACAATCAATTAACCGGGAAATTGCCAAATGAGCTCAAGAGCAATTATCTAGAATACTTGCAATACGGTAAGATTAATCTTTCATACAACAAGCTGCATGGTGAAATCCCTGATTGGATGTTATCCATGAGCCTTGATCGCCTGGATCTCTCTCATAATTTCCTCACAGGCTTTGAAAAACAAGCATGGCACTCAAACTACTTGCCCTACCTTAATTTGGAGAACAATTTTCTTCAAGGGCCTTTGCCTCTATCCATTTGTGACATGATTAACCTTGAATTCCTTATTTTGGCTCAGAACAATTTCAGTGGTTCAATCCCAGGATGTTTGGTTAACTCCAATAGCTTCATTCTATTTTAG
- the LOC125843140 gene encoding receptor-like protein 7, which translates to MDASVTFEFYSFQELRIVSNSEYCDNKARTKNLSWNVTGDCCEWDGVTCDGFTGHVIGLDLSSSCLWGTIHANSSLKKLGHLQRLNLAFNKLGEFPLGNNISELSSLTHLNLSHSGTLMHIPQVLSNLSKLVSLDLSWQFDIFQFGQTTFTSLLQDLTNLEVLLLDNAYAPFELPKNLSSSLRYLNLQGTGIFGNLSESQIFHLPNLQVLILRENPLTGTLPNFNWSFSGSILELDFSNTDIFGKVPDSIGNLHSLLHLNIWYCNLSGSIPESIGNLTAIRELRLTRNSFTGNVLSTISKLNKLVHLDLSDNHFRGSIPESFGNLTAIRELDLSVNSFTGNIPSPIQKLNKLSYLFLSSNNFEGSIPDIFGNFSELDALDFQSNNFTGPFPDSIATLTRLELLYLQNNSLTGPLPSNISGFQELQILDLSFNYFTGATPPWLFHLPSLFSLYVQHNQLTGKLPNELKSNYVEYSNIDLSYNKLQGEIPDWMFSTSIGRLDLSHNFLTGFEKQVWHSGSLQYLNLENNFLQGTLHQSFCDMINLVFLILAQNNFSGSIPDCLVSSNSFISILDLRMNNFHGEISRFLPTGLQYLGLYGYQLRGQVPQSLVNCTSLEALDLGNNKLNDTFPTWLEKLPNLQVLILKSNLFHGSIGDLESEFPFPELRIFELSCNGFTGTLSSNIFKSFRGMMDVDEEKTGITRATNETRTKKNNAIFS; encoded by the exons ATGGATGCATCTGTTACATTTGAATTCTATAGTTTT CAAGAACTCAGAATTGTTTCAAATTCTGAGTACTGTGACAACAAGGCCCGAACCAAGAATTTGTCCTGGAATGTTACAGGAGATTGTTGTGAATGGGATGGTGTTACTTGTGATGGATTTACGGGTCATGTCATAGGCCTCGATCTTTCTTCAAGCTGTCTTTGGGGAACCATCCATGCTAACAGCAGCCTAAAAAAACTTGGTCATCTCCAAAGACTCAATCTTGCCTTCAACAAGTTGGGTGAGTTTCCACTTGGAAATAACATTAGTGAACTCAGTAGTTTGACGCATCTCAATCTTTCGCATTCTGGAACTTTGATGCACATCCCACAAGTATTATCAAACTTGTCTAAATTGGTTTCACTTGACCTCTCCTGGCAGTTCGATATATTCCAATTTGGTCAAACAACCTTCACAAGTTTGCTTCAAGACTTAACCAATTTGGAGGTACTGTTGCTTGACAACGCGTACGCGCCATTTGAGTTACCTAAGAACCTTTCTTCTTCCCTTAGGTACTTAAATCTTCAAGGCACAGGCATTTTTGGGAACCTAAGTGAGTCTCAGATTTTTCATCTACCAAACTTGCAAGTGCTGATATTGAGAGAGAATCCGTTAACAGGCACTTTGCCGAATTTCAATTGGAGTTTCAGTGGAAGTATTTTAGAGTTGGATTTCTCCAACACTGATATATTTGGGAAGGTACCTGATTCAATTGGTAATCTCCATTCTCTTTTACATTTGAACATCTGGTATTGCAATTTATCCGGCTCAATTCCGGAATCCATTGGCAACCTCACTGCAATCAGAGAGTTGAGACTTACACGTAACAGCTTCACTGGTAATGTTCTCTCAACTATCTCAAAATTAAACAAACTTGTTCATTTAGATCTCTCTGACAACCATTTTCGAGGCTCGATTCCAGAATCCTTTGGCAACCTCACTGCAATCAGAGAGTTGGACCTTTCAGTTAACAGCTTCACCGGAAATATTCCCTCACCTATCCAAAAGCTCAACAAACTTAGCTACTTATTTCTCTCTTCCAATAATTTTGAAGGCTCGATTCCAGACATCTTTGGCAACTTTTCAGAGCTAGATGCTTTAGATTTTCAAAGTAACAATTTCACTGGCCCATTCCCAGATTCAATTGCAACGTTGACACGCCTTGAATTATTATACTTGCAAAACAATTCACTAACTGGACCACTTCCCTCTAATATAAGCGGATTTCAAGAGCTACAAATACTTGATTTGTCCTTCAATTACTTCACTGGCGCAACACCCCCTTGGTTATTCCATCTTCCATCCTTGTTTTCTTTATATGTTCAACACAATCAATTAACCGGGAAATTGCCAAATGAGCTCAAGAGTAATTATGTAGAATACTCTAACATTGATCTTTCATACAACAAGCTGCAAGGTGAAATCCCCGATTGGATGTTTTCTACAAGCATAGGTAGACTGGATCTTTCTCATAACTTCCTCACAGGCTTTGAAAAACAAGTATGGCACTCAGGGTCCTTACAATACCTTAATTTGGAGAACAATTTTCTTCAAGGGACTTTGCATCAATCCTTTTGTGACATGATTAACCTTGTATTCCTCATTTTGGCTCAGAACAATTTCAGTGGTTCAATCCCAGACTGTTTGGTTAGCTCCAATAGCTTCATTTCTATTTTAGACTTGCGAATGAACAATTTTCATGGAGAGATATCAAGATTCTTACCGACAGGGTTACAATATCTTGGTTTATATGGATATCAATTGAGGGGACAAGTCCCGCAATCCTTGGTTAACTGTACAAGCTTGGAAGCTCTTGATTTGGGGAACAACAAGTTAAATGACACGTTCCCCACATGGCTGGAGAAACTTCCAAACCTACAAGTTCTGATTCTGAAATCAAACCTCTTTCACGGTTCAATTGGTGATTTGGAGTCCGAATTTCCATTTCCTGAGTTACGGATCTTTGAACTTTCCTGCAATGGGTTCACAGGAACTTTGTCatctaatattttcaaaagttttagAGGTATGATGGATGTGGATGAAGAAAAAACAGGAATTACTCGAGCTACTAATGAGACTCgcaccaaaaaaaataatgccATATTTTCCTAG
- the LOC125843141 gene encoding receptor-like protein 43 yields MEMQILPGLSNLSKLISLDLSRNYFPVGRTTFTSLLQNLTNLEVLLFDNVDAPTELPKNFPSSLRKLSLEDTIMFGNINDSQLFHLPNLQVLRLGSNPSLTGTLPNFNWSFSESILELDFSYTGIFGKVPDSIGNLHSLCYLNLQNCSLSGPIPESIGNLTAITELTLSSNSFTGNILSTISKLNKLVHLHLSNNHFQGSFPESIGNLTKIIKLTLQCNNFTGTVPSTISKLNKLVELDLSFNHFQGSIPESIGNLTAITQLTLSINSFTGNVPSSIRKLNKLHSLSLSLNNFEGPIPDIFANFSELDTLDFKRNNFTGPFPYSIATLTRLGSLELQNNSLTGPLPSNISELQELYYLDLSFNYFTGTTPPWLFHLPSLINLYVQHNQFTGLPNELKRSSSGFTDVNLSYNQLYGEIPNWILSLRIHSLDISHNFLTGFEKQVWSSTDLWSLNLENNFLQGPLHQSICDLIYLKVLILAQNNFSGSIPGCLGTPNSYIFIIDLRMNNFHGEIPRFLHKGLQYLGVYGNQLRGQVPRSLVNCTSLVALDLGNNKLNDTFPIWLEKLPNLQVLILKSNLFHGPIGDLESQFPFPELRIFDLSCNGFTGTLSSNLFKSFRGMMDVDEEKTASTNTDTDYLYNISLVIKGNEYDMRITSIMTSVDLSSNRFEGGIPNSIGSLSSLVLLNLSHNSFRGHIPAEFAKLQALEALDLSWNRLIGEIPGPLSSLTFLEVLNLSYNHLAGRIPIGKQFNTFPNDSYCGNPDLCGFPLSKECGNKNESPLEHDDDDDDDSFFMSGFTWEAVVIGYGCGMIFGLLIGGLMFLLEKPKWYVNFAEDIAQHIAANKRTRQKKRRQRRGLRMN; encoded by the coding sequence ATGGAGATGCAGATCCTTCCAGGATTATCCAACTTGTCTAAGTTGATTTCACTTGACCTCTCCAGGAATTACTTCCCAGTTGGCCGAACAACATTCACAAGTTTGCTGCAGAATTTAACCAACTTAGAGGTACTGTTGTTTGACAACGTGGACGCACCAACTGAGTTACCTAAGAATTTTCCTTCTTCCCTTAGGAAATTAAGTCTTGAAGACACCATCATGTTTGGGAACATAAATGATTCTCAGCTTTTTCATTTACCAAACTTGCAAGTCCTGAGATTGGGATCGAATCCTTCATTAACAGGCACTTTGCCAAATTTTAATTGGAGTTTCAGTGAAAGTATTTTAGAGTTGGACTTTTCTTATACTGGTATTTTTGGGAAGGTTCCTGATTCTATTGGTAATCTCCATTCTCTTTGCTATTTGAACCTCCAGAATTGCTCTCTATCTGGCCCGATTCCAGAATCCATCGGCAACCTCACTGCAATCACAGAGTTAACACTTTCAAGTAACAGCTTCACTGGTAATATTCTCTCAACTATCTCAAAATTAAACAAACTTGTTCATTTACATCTCTCAAACAACCATTTCCAAGGCTCATTTCCAGAATCCATTGGCAACCTCACAAAAATCATAAAGTTAACGCTTCAATGTAACAACTTCACTGGTACTGTTCCCTCAACTATCTCAAAATTAAACAAACTCGTTGAGTTAGATCTCTCTTTCAACCATTTTCAAGGCTCGATTCCAGAATCCATTGGCAACCTCACTGCAATCACACAGTTGACGCTTTCAATTAACAGCTTTACTGGAAATGTTCCCTCATCTATCAGAAAGCTAAACAAACTTCACTCcttatctctctctctcaataATTTTGAAGGCCCGATTCCAGACATCTTTGCCAACTTTTCAGAGCTAGATACtttagattttaaaagaaacaatttcACTGGTCCATTCCCCTATTCAATTGCAACCTTGACACGCCTTGGGAGTTTAGAGTTGCAAAACAATTCACTAACTGGTCCACTTCCCTCTAATATAAGCGAACTTCAAGAGCTGTATTATCTTGATTTGTCCTTCAATTATTTCACTGGCACAACACCCCCTTGGTTATTCCATCTTCCATCCTTGATTAATTTATATGTTCAACACAATCAATTTACTGGATTGCCAAATGAGCTTAAGAGAAGTTCTTCAGGTTTCACTGATGTTAATCTTTCATACAACCAGTTGTACGGCGAAATCCCTAATTGGATATTATCTTTGAGAATTCATAGCCTGGATATCTCTCACAACTTCCTCACAGGCTTTGAAAAACAAGTATGGAGTTCAACGGATTTGTGGTCGCTTAATTTGGAAAACAATTTTCTTCAAGGACCTTTGCATCAATCCATTTGTGACTTGATTTACCTTAAAGTCCTCATTTTGGCTCAGAACAATTTCAGTGGTTCAATCCCAGGATGTTTGGGTACTCCCAATAGCTACATTTTTATTATAGACTTGCGAATGAACAATTTTCATGGAGAGATACCAAGATTCTTACATAAAGGGTTACAATATCTCGGTGTGTATGGCAATCAATTGAGGGGACAAGTCCCGCGATCCTTGGTTAACTGTACAAGCTTGGTAGCTCTTGATTTGGGGAACAACAAGTTAAATGACACGTTCCCCATATGGCTGGAGAAACTTCCAAACCTACAAGTTCTGATTCTTAAATCAAATCTCTTTCACGGTCCAATTGGTGATCTGGAGTCTCAGTTTCCATTTCCTGAGTTACGGATCTTTGACCTTTCCTGCAATGGGTTCACTGGAACTTTGTCATCTAATCTTTTCAAAAGTTTCAGAGGCATGATGGATGTGGATGAAGAAAAAACAGCAAGTACAAACACTGACACGGATTACCTTTACAATATTAGTTTGGTGATAAAAGGTAATGAGTATGATATGAGAATCACGTCAATTATGACGAGTGTTGATTTATCAAGCAACAGGTTTGAAGGAGGTATTCCAAATTCCATTGGAAGTCTGAGCTCACTTGTGTTACTCAACCTGTCTCACAACAGCTTCCGTGGTCATATTCCTGCAGAATTTGCAAAGTTGCAGGCGCTCGAAGCATTAGATCTCTCATGGAACAGACTCATTGGAGAAATTCCAGGTCCATTGTCGAGTTTGACATTTCTTGAGGTCTTAAACCTTTCCTACAATCATCTGGCTGGGCGCATTCCCATTGGGAAACAGTTCAATACATTTCCAAATGATTCATATTGTGGAAATCCTGATTTATGTGGATTTCCACTGTCAAAAGAATGTGGAAACAAAAATGAGTCACCACTTGAAcacgatgatgatgatgatgatgattcatTTTTTATGAGCGGGTTCACATGGGAAGCAGTGGTAATAGGTTATGGTTGTGGTATGATATTTGGATTGTTGATAGGAGGCCTCATGTTTCTATTGGAAAAACCAAAATGGTATGTGAACTTTGCTGAAGATATTGCTCAACACATTGCTGCTAACAAGCGAACAAGGCAAAAGAAGAGACGTCAAAGACGTGGTTTAAGAATGAATTAG